From the Pseudomonas sp. SORT22 genome, one window contains:
- a CDS encoding TolC family outer membrane protein has translation MRASLFTALPFVLATSFVQAQSLPEAMQKALEVHPEIQAGVNSRIAADYQLRAAKGGYLPRVDVLAGYGREGTDSPSTGNRWETLNRGESSVRLRQMVFDGFATSSEVGRQQATVNSRAYSLLGASERTALTVAQVYLDVLTRREMVRLAEDNLRSHERIYDQIKLRTARGVGRLADLDQAEARLAQARNNLITEQTNLADAKTNYLSVVGQLPDELSSPAPFVDLLPANLDEARQQMVESSPILRSAESDIAAAEKQYEAAKSTFYPRFDAELGRTADNDLDGMNGHNNEWQAMLRMSFNLYAGGSNKADLESKSYLTNQALDIRNNALRQLNEELGLAWNAMDNANAQVPIAQQYVDHSNSVRSAYQKQFSLGERTLLDLLDSENELFTAQRRLAEVKNSQVFTQYRIKATIGQLLKSQGVVAPMASVVQNDLKPKVNLPGMN, from the coding sequence ATGCGCGCGTCACTGTTCACTGCTCTTCCTTTCGTCCTCGCCACCAGTTTCGTTCAAGCACAGAGCCTGCCAGAGGCCATGCAGAAAGCCCTCGAGGTACACCCGGAAATCCAGGCCGGGGTTAACAGCCGAATCGCTGCCGATTACCAACTGCGCGCCGCCAAGGGTGGTTACCTGCCACGTGTCGATGTGCTCGCCGGTTATGGCCGTGAAGGTACCGACAGCCCGAGCACCGGCAACCGCTGGGAAACCCTCAACCGTGGTGAGTCGAGCGTGCGCCTGCGGCAGATGGTCTTCGACGGTTTTGCCACCTCGAGTGAAGTTGGCCGTCAGCAAGCCACCGTCAACTCCCGCGCCTACTCGCTGCTGGGCGCCTCCGAGCGCACCGCGTTGACCGTTGCCCAGGTTTACCTGGACGTCCTGACCCGTCGCGAGATGGTCCGCCTGGCAGAAGACAACCTGCGCAGCCACGAACGCATCTATGACCAGATCAAGCTGCGCACTGCCCGTGGTGTCGGCCGCCTGGCCGACCTTGACCAGGCCGAAGCGCGCCTGGCCCAGGCCCGCAACAACCTGATCACCGAGCAGACCAACCTGGCCGATGCCAAGACCAACTACCTGAGCGTGGTCGGTCAGCTGCCGGACGAGTTAAGCAGCCCTGCGCCGTTTGTCGACCTGTTGCCGGCCAACCTCGACGAAGCCCGTCAGCAGATGGTCGAGAGCAGCCCGATCCTGCGTTCGGCAGAGTCCGATATCGCCGCGGCGGAGAAGCAATACGAGGCTGCAAAGTCTACTTTCTATCCGCGTTTTGATGCAGAACTCGGACGGACGGCCGATAACGATCTGGATGGCATGAACGGCCACAACAACGAATGGCAGGCTATGCTGCGTATGAGTTTCAACTTGTATGCCGGCGGCAGCAACAAGGCCGACCTGGAATCCAAGTCGTACCTGACCAACCAGGCGCTGGACATTCGCAACAATGCCTTGCGCCAGCTCAATGAGGAGCTCGGCCTGGCATGGAACGCTATGGACAACGCCAATGCGCAGGTGCCGATCGCCCAGCAATACGTCGATCACAGCAACAGTGTGCGCAGCGCCTACCAGAAGCAGTTCAGCCTGGGCGAACGTACCTTGCTAGACTTGCTCGACAGCGAGAATGAACTCTTCACTGCCCAGCGCCGTCTGGCTGAAGTGAAGAACAGCCAAGTGTTTACTCAGTACCGAATCAAAGCGACCATTGGTCAACTGCTCAAGAGCCAGGGTGTTGTCGCACCGATGGCCTCCGTGGTGCAGAACGACCTGAAACCGAAAGTGAACCTGCCAGGCATGAACTGA